The DNA segment aattcaaaataaatctcgaaaaggtaaaaaaagttaaataaaaccccaaaaaagttaaaaaactttcaaaaaaatacaaaaaagtaaataaactcCAATCCGCAACCGGACAAAAGTTCGTTCATTCCAAGGGCAACTAAGTGTACCACATTCACCACAGGCGTGTATCTAACCTACTCATgacataatatttttgttaaataaccgCAACTCTTGTTTTCTAATATCAAAActtcaaaaacataaacaaaaaatcaaccaaaaaacaccaaattgtaactaaaattgCATGTCTATGTTCCTCGTACAGAGAACGTTTTATGTGTCTTAACCGTTATATGTTGCACTGAGTTGAATAATTTGCATTATGTGACAAACTGTTATTAACttgattttacttttcttttattcTTCCAAACACACACAATTTTTGTCACTCTGCTTATCTCCATTGCTGCTCTTCTCCCGCTAATGTTCCCGTTCGCTGATTGCTGTTTTGTGCGCCACCGTTGGATTCACCACTGGTCAACATCTTCATCACAACAGATCGCTTCACTATGGGTCAGAACTTGGCGATTATTTGGAGCACAGCCCCGCTCGATGCCTCCGACGGCGATTTCCCATCACGCATCCAAAGCTGGTTCAATGAAGTGCAAAAGTACTCATTTGGCGATGCTTGGTCACCGAAGACTGGTCATTACTCTCAGGTAAGAGAGTGGATAGTGGGTGAAAAGAAGTActaatgttataaaattaaatatgctgcacaaaattgtaaataaagggtgatccattttgaggtgGAAAAGTAGagacttttttaaagaaaaaacgtataaacttcaaatttaagagggaatgtttattatcattcaaagaacattccttggcatttattttttaaggattatctctttcaaatattggtcgaggctacgtctcagatggtccatccgttgagtaaatttttcgataaattgttcgagcatttcgactggtaaatgGCGAATGTCAcgggtgatgttttgctccaaggcatgaatcgaagtgggattgtcctCATGGactagactttacatatcccgaaaacgtgaaattatctgcgcaCCGTAgtgttttctcaaaaaattgattaatttgTGATGTGTAGAGTTGTctcgttgaaaccaaatgtcgctgggATCTCGAGCTTCAATttaaggcatcaaatagtcggatATAACGGCGCGGTAAGGGTCGGCATTCACGGTTACGTCCTCTCCGGGGtaccatttttaaagaaatttgttaaaagGACTATTGAAAAAAGGACATTTATTTGAATTGCCCATTATAGtagaaaaacacaaatttttggaACAAGGAAAGACTTTAGAGCAAATCAGTGTAGAGAGAAGAGTGCTACGATAATCGAACAATCACATTTGGTACCAGTTACTTAATATAATGTccatatttattgaattatacGCTTATCAGAATTGAAGTATATGTATTTCAAGTAAAAGGAAACATAGACTagtttcctttaatttttaaatttttgagataAGGCCATTTCGGGTATGTTAAGCATGTTTGTTCCATAAGATATcccttgattttatttttttattaaattttcaagtaaaaccctttttcataaatattacacAAGTTCAGTTCTTCGATTTTCATAacagaatttttgtttattgcCATACTTTAAGcttgaatttcattttttttcaatttactaaTTATATTCTGCCTATCTTTTCAGCTGGTCTGGGGTGAAACAAGTTTAGTTGGTTGTGGTTTCTCTGAATACAAAGACTCAACCAAATACAACAAGCTGTACGTTTGTAATTATGGACCAGGGTAAGTAAAAGAAATTAAGTAatttgtatacttatgtattaaGACAAggtttaactaaattttaataaaactgaaaggTTTTTTTCGTTTAGTAAATTTTATtcgtaaatttttacaaaaatacgatGTTTAACTAAATTTTACGTTTAGTCCTCAAACGttcatttttaacaaattgcattattttagaaataaattcaacTCTCAAAATTCATCAACTGAAATTTGTACTAACAATTTCGAATTGATATTTCTAACACTCTACTTCTGATGGTCTGATTTTCGGACTCCATTTTCTTGAGATTTTCGAATACTTCTGTTTTCTTTCAAGAATGGTAGTATGATGATGTGACAGTTTCATTCCGTTTCTATTGTGAAGCGCGCTTGACAGGACAGTGTGACGTCATGATTGAAATAAGGCACTGTGCatgcaataacttaaaaaagcttttaaaaagcttgacagtttactaatttttcaaaaatccatCGCAAAAGATGAGATTTTTTTCAATCAATCATTAAGTCTTGTCTTCTTTTTGGTTAAAATCTCCTGACTTCTTCTTCTATTAAAGAAAATCCAACTGTAATTTTCCAGTCAAACTTTGTCTCAAAAAAGGATGAATTAAGAggttatatatacttacaagtcagaaaaacgcattttttgtgaatttttgcttttatgaatTTAAACTGTTTTAATAATCGGTGATTAATTGTGAAAGATTAACTCCTTTCTTTCCGTAGCCTATATCCAGCAGAACTTCCGAATAAAACTCTTTAGCGGCGAGGAAGCTTTttcagctttaattttttttttttgcttgcgaTTTAGTACATCATATTAcaaacctacatatatgtagcataaaaatttcagcttccgctgtcagatataaccaatatataacaatttataaccaaaactaaaattctGTTTAAATATGGTTTCCATTATATCGTAAGAtacataagcaaaaaaattgattttgagtTTCTGGAAATGCACAAGTGGGCCTAACCCCTTAATAGATGAAAGAGTCTtcgtttaaagtttttttttattttttcaaccaaATAACCCAGGTATCAGTTAAGAATACCTTTAAAAATACACATACTcctcaactttttttcaaacacaACTATATAAACTCACATTAATgctaaaataacaatttttaatttctgattTTAGTGGAAACGTCGTCGGTTATAATCCGTATCAGGTAGGTAAGCCATCATGTGCGACATATGGCTTGCGATCGTCAGCGCGTTATCAGGGCTTATGCGCACCATCGGTAGCGCCAGTTGTTAGCGCCAACGCCATTGACACGTATGAGTACAAACAaactagcaacaacaaaaaaatcccATATGCAACGCAACCAGCTACAACATcaacctcttcttcttcttcttcctcctcttcctcctcctcctcctcctcttcTTCTGTGTATTCTTCCAAACAGGCGACGCACACATTTGGTCAGCGTAAGACCGCAACAACAAATTCCGCGTTTAGCGCCACACTACACaaggctacaacaacaacaagcacaagtGGCCACAAGACGTACACAACTCAGACcggtggcagcagcaacaaatacaAGAACAAGCTCGAGGCATATCGCCCGTCCACAAGCGAATTCCAGAGGTCCGTACAGAAGCACACCATTCTGAGGACCTACCTGACCAATCCCAATTTGAGTGAGCAACAATTGCAGCAGGAggcacaaaagcaacaacaacaaaatggtaATGGCGATGTCGCCACCGAAGTATACGTTTTCGACGAAAgcaaacaacaaccacaacaaataGCAGCCAATACAACACCGCAACCGGCCAAGCGCGGCTGGAGTCTCTTGACGTGGCGTGGCTAAATcattttctgtgtgtgtgtgtccagtGAGTGGGTCGCTTGCCGTTACTTATGTAATGATCGTGCAGCGACCATTGTAGCGCATAATTGGAAGGGCATTTAGGTTTCCAAAgttgtggaaatatttttagtgtCATTTTGTTGCATGTGGCAAGTGAAAACTCCAATACGATTACTACTGTGTAGTAACGTCAAATATGTGTGCCGCTTCGCcaccaaatttattgaaaaaaattagatgaaaaaatgccagaaaaaatacttttttcactaTGCGCCCTTCTGTTGTTGTATTGCCATTcaaattgtatttgtaattagTGACtattgataaaacaaaaatattcctaatattaacgaaaaatttatgaatttaaaattcacACAGCTTTCATTAGTTAGTAAGTAGCGCGCTCGCTAGTTAAGTCTAAATACAAactattacatttatttaatttaaacgaTCCTCAAATTTTTGTCACAGCCACGCAAAAGTTCACAACTACCAAACACTGCCCACAGCCACGTCACATCAAGACAACAACTACAATTTTCTCTTTTCGAAAACCGTTAAGAATAATCTCCAATAGACTTCAAAGTTACAAGATTTCATCGCCTCAACTCAGGGCTTGCCATCAATTGCCCACATATGAATCTACTCTTCATATAATACATAGATACATAGATGTATacctatacacatacatacatatatgtatatcaacaaCAGGCCATATGTCAGTTAGCGACCGATATTTCGCGCCATTTTACTGCCGAAAACTGCCACCAGCGATCAGcatagaaacatacatatatacgcaacTATTATATAATTCATAAACTATCATTTTAGTATTAGTAAGAGATAAGtaaagaaaatacatacatacgcatatgtacataatatacaaAACTATGTAGTCGCCTATGATACGAATGTTTGTATCAAACGTTTGTACCCACATTTGACTAACCCATGCATACAGTACACACATACTATGCAAAACAATAGTGACTAAAGCAAAAGcataaaacatatacatacgtacatacaatattatatacatatgtaagcatgttCGAGTATGTGTATGCTAAATTTGCTGAATACCATTTAGTCTCTAGTTATTAGTTATAAAAAGAGAATGTGCAAAGAGTTTTGCATAAATAtcgcatgcgattttttttaacaaaatgacTCTTGTAGATTTTAATTTTCACCGCCATTTTTATGCAAAACGCTTTGTAATGAATTAATTGTAAAACATTAATGCAATAGtgataatttttaagcaaatattgtGTGAAGTATTCTTGCGGAAATTATAGTAATgcattatgaataaaaaatatatgtatataattatctaaaagattttttgttgtatctttcaataaatattttggaacttgtcttaaaaaattcacttttccaAGCTGGTGCTCCGGggtgtgtaaaaaattttgatgccGATATATTCGagacatattcatacatacagtGGTTACTTACTTGTCACTTGTGAGCGCCAGGTACAATCCAACAAATTAACGTAATGGTTTCGGAAGagtgtgtttgaaattttttgttgcaaaagaGTTGCCTAGCTTAATGGGGATTAAGAGTCGCATTCCTAAATCCCATTTACGTTTCCAATTTATAGCCAAAAGTAGGGATAAACCAAAGCGCTATTAAATTACATGccataattattcaaaataaatttacaaaaataagaattgaaccatttcgaggttccctactttttttttgttttttagaaaaaaacacagaaatttcaaatttaataagaaatgtttattatcattcgatagaacattctttggcatttactttttgaagattatatctttcaaatgttggccgcgccAAGGTCTCAGATGGTCATCCGCtcagtccaattttcgatgactcgttcgagcatttcgactgataattgGCGAATTAAACGCatgatattttgctccatggcctgaatcgaagcgtgaatgatcgcatagactttagattttacatatccgcACAGGAAAATATCGAACGATCTTAGTGGTCAACCGTCTGTTCACCGAAGTTTCCGGCCTTTTGAAACCAAACGTCTTCGAGATCACAAGCTtaaattttaggcatcaaatagtcgattatcatggcgcTATAATGGTCATCATTGCcggttacgttctcaacggcatcattttcaaagaaatatagACGATGATTCCATCGGTccacaaaacacaccaaaccgttggtttttctgaatgaaatggcggCTCTTGAATcatttcaggttgctcttcgtcccaaatgcgtaatttttgcttgtttacatacccattgaaccagaaatgtgcctgatcgctgaacaaaatttggatcgAAAGCGTCGGATCTTCGTGGAGCTTTTTAGAAGCCTACAAAACGAAGCGAAGTTGCCTGGGAAGTttaagcggcttcagttcctgCACAAGCTGCTTttttatgctttcaatttaagatctcgacgtaaaatgcgccaagtcgtccCATACGatagtccgagttgctgcgaacggtgccgaatcgcctctccacggtcttcgtgtacagtGTACACTCAAAGCTGCGGCTGCTTTAGTTTTTTACTGCGTGCTGGGcgtggtctatttggtcgaatattattcaataatgaatgctgggtctcaagttgggggatggtgttgcgaatagtacgctaagTTGAACGAACcgcacgaaacacattcttaacagaaagtgaattttcataatactGTTGAAAGATTTGTAAACGTCGTTCAAAATGTAAGTCGTTCCATGATGTATTTGCCTTACTTACATGTCACTTAGCGTAATGGTTTATTCTGAGCTGCCGGAAGAATGAGGctgaaacattttgaaaataaatggcTCATTCGAATATCTCATTTCACTTTCCCATTTGAATAGTAATAATTTAtcgaattcaataaaaaaaaatcgattttccgaAGCCACCACATGATGTATGCTcgaaatttttaatgtaaacatGTGACCCAAACGATCATCTAGGCTGTGAGCATTTCAAAACATGTTTTTCGTCAACCTATTGCAAAGATATTTCAATGAATATTCTACAAATTGTCGCTTTGTgtacataaatttgtttttatgagcTAGCGGCATGAGGTAGGTAAAAAATGCTTATGCAAAAATGTTGCCCAAGCGATGGCACTCAGCaagaaattgtcaaaaaaattataccgCTACTGGTTTTCGAGATATTGCAGAAAAACCTTTCTACAGCTACTTGCTTGTCACTTCTGGGCGCCTAGTACGATTTGCCAAATTAGGGCATGGTTAATTTTATCTGAGCGCTTGGCAGGATGTGTATGAGTGACAAgtttattgcatacttttaggcgcacatGTAAAAGTAGACATAATGTCACCGGATGCagatcattaaatatttttaatgttacatacttttaggcgcatttTCAGATATGTTCGAAAATGTCATTTCCTGGGTACCGTAAACAGCAGGCTAcattttttgatacaaaattattgtccaagataTGCAGTGTGCTGGTTTAGAaaacaaactaatttttttttcggaacggacccggatttttaagatttttatacgGCCAAGGATTGTCAAATCGGCAGCATTGAATTActtcagaaatgttttctgGCGCTGCAAAACAACCacagaaaaatatattgtacAGATATTTCAAAGAATCGCCAGGATTAAAGCTTCGTAgcagtaaaatataataaataaataaatatataaaaaatatgacatattttttaaactttattaataattttttcaacttttatttaattttaatgaaaatgaatatataATTCAAACAATTATGATAGTACATACAAAGATATATCTTATGCTATTCTACTAACAAATGAATTCGGCAAATAATGAACATAAATATGAtgataataagtaaataaacatttaattcaaaattaattcagAATTACAAATTATGTAATGTGCGATGAATGAATCTCTCGAACTTTGCAGCTGCAATCATCTACTCATCATCGTCATCGTCGTCGATGATAGCGAGACGACGTCGTTTGGCTGGCTCCTCACCGCTGTCTAAGCGTTGTTGTTCCGCCTTAGTTGGTTTCCGCCGCATGATGAATGCATCCTCTTCCTCGCTATCGGGCTGTTTCCCAATGGTGGTGTCATATTCCTCTTCGCTATCGTCCAAAATGTTACGTTttcgtttatttgttgttgtgtgtgctGCAAGCTCATCAACAGGTCCTGTGCTGTTAGACGTTGTGATGATGTCATCAGCAGGTGCTTGATTTCCTTCTGTGCTAACAATGCCAGCATCCAAACCGCTTACACCGTCATCATCTTCAGCCGCAACCGCTTTGTCGTCCACAACACCATTATCGTTTGCGCCTTTGCTGTCTTCATTGACGCCCTTGTTCATTTCATGATTTACATTGGCGCTATCATCTTCTTCGCTATCGGAGTCAATTATATTAGCGCGCCGCATGCGCGTCTTGTTGGTGTTGGTGCTCGTTGTTGTGGCGTCTTCGACGTCATCTTCGTCGCTGTCGCCAAGCTCAAGCAGCCGCTTGCGGTAGTCTTCTGAATTGAAATTAAGCTCGTCCATTTCCTCGGTGTAAGTAGTTGCCTCACGTTTCTTCTTGGCGGTTTGTGATTTCAGTTGATCGAATAAATCGCTCACAACATCGGATTGCTTTACAACGGTTGACTTTGCGGCctcatcgtcatcatcatcatcactaCTGATGGCTGCTTGTCGCCGCTTTTTGTCGAGTTTCTTTACGATTTCATCAACCTCAGCCGCATCGTTGTCGGAGTTTTTATCCACCTTTTCACCTTTGCTTGCTTTGCTTTTACGTTCACGCTTCTTCTTTTGTCCAATACCGGCACGCTCAGTATCCTCTTCATCGCTTTTGTTAAACATTATGCTGCGCATTTTTTGCGCACGCTT comes from the Bactrocera neohumeralis isolate Rockhampton chromosome 2, APGP_CSIRO_Bneo_wtdbg2-racon-allhic-juicebox.fasta_v2, whole genome shotgun sequence genome and includes:
- the LOC126751777 gene encoding cysteine-rich venom protein, which produces MEILPQKYLLHAALLLVSCSVALACRGQLLVSGLSNGEREIILHEHNKLRQLVATGRYPGQPGAENMREIVWDDELAARAQQWANNCEFRHDPLRTINRFTMGQNLAIIWSTAPLDASDGDFPSRIQSWFNEVQKYSFGDAWSPKTGHYSQLVWGETSLVGCGFSEYKDSTKYNKLYVCNYGPGGNVVGYNPYQVGKPSCATYGLRSSARYQGLCAPSVAPVVSANAIDTYEYKQTSNNKKIPYATQPATTSTSSSSSSSSSSSSSSSSSVYSSKQATHTFGQRKTATTNSAFSATLHKATTTTSTSGHKTYTTQTGGSSNKYKNKLEAYRPSTSEFQRSVQKHTILRTYLTNPNLSEQQLQQEAQKQQQQNGNGDVATEVYVFDESKQQPQQIAANTTPQPAKRGWSLLTWRG